A region from the Benincasa hispida cultivar B227 chromosome 12, ASM972705v1, whole genome shotgun sequence genome encodes:
- the LOC120092671 gene encoding uncharacterized protein LOC120092671, protein MNWVCEEMMTAADRRERLVCPKPRRLGLMNDAGNDNPFRHRFDSDALDLLFFKGGCGLENFNSSSTQLASSPPYFCGSPPSRVANPLIQDARFGDEKPKLLPLFSPAASPPSSPPPSAGRKGGCVRINFGNNPAVRIEGFDCRLDRERRNRSVPALA, encoded by the exons ATGAATTGGGTTTGTGAAGAGATGATGACCGCCGCCGACCGCCGTGAGCGACTGGTTTGCCCAAAACCCCGTCGTCTCGGTCTTATGAATGATGCCGGCAACGACAACCCATTTAGACACCGTTTTGATTCAGATGCTCTGGATCTCCTCTTCTTTAAG ggtGGTTGTGGATTGGAGAATTTTAACAGTAGTAGTACACAATTAGCCTCGTCGCCGCCGTATTTTTGTGGGTCGCCGCCGAGCAGAGTAGCTAACCCATTAATCCAAGACGCTCGATTTGGGGACGAGAAGCCAAAGCTGCTCCCCCTTTTCTCACCGGCGGCTTCTCCTCCGTCGTCTCCACCGCCCTCGGCCGGTCGGAAAGGTGGATGTGTTCGGATAAATTTTGGTAACAACCCGGCGGTGAGGATCGAGGGGTTTGATTGCCGCCTAGACAGGGAGAGGCGAAACCGCAGCGTCCCTGCTCTGGCTTAG